The following proteins are co-located in the Micromonospora viridifaciens genome:
- a CDS encoding DNA repair protein, with protein sequence MPNQPTNDRYQQDANRIWPAAVAAESPVQPPYREARRSRPLSWAELNALPAGTSTRHGLNTR encoded by the coding sequence ATGCCGAATCAGCCGACGAATGACCGGTACCAGCAGGACGCCAACCGGATCTGGCCAGCCGCGGTCGCCGCGGAGTCCCCGGTGCAGCCGCCGTATCGGGAGGCCCGGCGCAGCCGGCCGCTCTCCTGGGCCGAGCTGAACGCGCTGCCGGCCGGCACCTCGACCCGGCACGGCCTGAACACCCGCTGA
- a CDS encoding Clp protease N-terminal domain-containing protein, which translates to MTDPLKMTHVRLDDLIEGIKKTHTDALDQLADAVLAADHLGDIADHLIGHFVDQARRSGASWTEIGRSMGVSKQAAQKRSAAKAETAAAALDPSAGFGRFTPRARNVVVASQEEARSAGNAEIGPPHLALGLLAEPDGLAARVIVAQGVPLERLREAVTAILPAKADRVPDLVPYDARGKKVLELTFREALRLGHNYVGTEHILLALIEEEGGEGVLTGLGLSKDTMETAVSAALAETAGRR; encoded by the coding sequence ATGACCGATCCGTTGAAGATGACCCACGTACGCCTCGACGACCTGATCGAGGGCATCAAGAAGACGCACACTGACGCGCTGGACCAGCTCGCCGACGCCGTCCTGGCCGCCGACCACCTGGGCGACATCGCCGACCACCTCATCGGACACTTCGTCGACCAGGCCCGGCGCTCGGGTGCCTCGTGGACGGAGATCGGCCGCAGCATGGGCGTCAGCAAGCAGGCCGCCCAGAAGCGGTCCGCCGCGAAGGCCGAGACGGCTGCGGCGGCGCTGGACCCGAGCGCCGGATTCGGCCGGTTCACCCCGCGGGCCCGCAATGTGGTGGTGGCCTCGCAGGAGGAGGCCCGCTCGGCCGGCAACGCCGAGATCGGGCCGCCGCACCTGGCCCTCGGCCTGCTCGCCGAGCCGGACGGGCTCGCCGCGCGGGTGATCGTGGCCCAGGGCGTACCCCTGGAGCGGCTGCGCGAGGCCGTCACCGCGATCCTGCCGGCGAAGGCCGACCGGGTCCCGGATCTCGTTCCCTACGACGCGCGGGGCAAGAAGGTTCTGGAGCTCACCTTCCGGGAGGCGCTGCGGCTCGGCCACAACTATGTCGGCACCGAGCACATCCTGCTCGCGCTGATCGAGGAGGAGGGTGGCGAGGGCGTCCTCACCGGCCTGGGCCTGTCGAAGGACACCATGGAGACGGCCGTCAGCGCCGCCCTCGCGGAGACCGCCGGGCGGCGCTGA
- a CDS encoding sensor histidine kinase: MTLPRLVAYAMAVMAVVLVAVGGWLLTLGVAAGQIVYFASACLLAAASVALGMLIVTKRPTNVIGTLLTLFGLLAIWVALTDVYAYVVAHRPGRLPVSSLLATVGPGSWMLNYLPAALLMLLFPDGRLLPGRRWRVVAAGLVLVPLAFIVLTGLDPAPFPPPFADAEHAFGTPPPSVARVLEPIAVALLPGLLALLVASAVAMVVRYRRATDPVRRAQLKWFALGAFFLPATLLLCWLSYLLLDGPDLVVLGLAATLIAIPTATTIGILRHDLYDVDKALSATVTYGLVTAALLAFYTAAMFVAGLAAGRSSPVAAAGATAVCALALSPLRVRLQRQVDRRFYPARRAALAAIDDLSARMHAGEAAPERLEDALRQALRDPQVRVGYRMPGTDELVTASGTSFEAADDATVIRLGGQQIGVLVRGESTTRELMRELAEACALLVEVVRLRLQLRRALLDVEASRARLLRAGYAERLRLERDLHDGAQQRLVSLGMALRLAQRRLPETDVAGVLDQAVAELGTAVAELREIAHGLRPSSLDDGLANALTMLVRRVPLSVTLDVCREPLPEDLATTAYYVASEALANVVKHSRASAVHLRVSRANGDLTVLVRDDGVGGARVRPGGGLAGLSDRVAAAGGALRVAGRSGDGTLVEAVLPCGS; this comes from the coding sequence ATGACCCTGCCGCGGCTGGTCGCGTACGCCATGGCGGTGATGGCCGTCGTGCTCGTCGCCGTGGGCGGCTGGCTGCTGACCCTCGGCGTGGCCGCCGGCCAGATCGTCTACTTCGCGAGCGCCTGCCTGCTCGCCGCCGCGTCCGTGGCCCTGGGCATGCTGATCGTGACCAAGCGCCCGACCAACGTGATCGGCACGCTGCTCACCCTCTTCGGGCTGCTCGCGATCTGGGTCGCCCTGACCGACGTCTACGCGTACGTCGTCGCGCACCGCCCGGGGCGCCTGCCGGTGTCGTCGCTCCTGGCCACCGTCGGCCCGGGCTCCTGGATGCTCAACTACCTGCCGGCGGCGCTGCTCATGCTGCTCTTCCCCGACGGGCGGCTGCTGCCCGGCCGGCGCTGGCGGGTGGTGGCCGCCGGCCTGGTGCTGGTGCCGCTGGCGTTCATCGTGCTCACCGGCCTCGACCCGGCCCCCTTCCCGCCGCCGTTCGCGGACGCCGAGCACGCGTTCGGCACCCCGCCACCGTCGGTCGCGCGGGTGCTGGAGCCGATCGCCGTCGCCCTGCTGCCCGGGCTACTCGCCCTGCTCGTGGCGTCCGCCGTGGCCATGGTGGTGCGCTACCGCCGGGCCACCGACCCGGTACGCCGGGCCCAACTCAAGTGGTTCGCGCTCGGCGCGTTCTTCCTGCCCGCGACGCTGCTGCTGTGCTGGCTGAGCTACCTGCTGCTGGACGGCCCGGACCTGGTCGTGCTCGGCCTCGCCGCGACGCTGATCGCGATCCCGACGGCGACCACCATCGGCATCCTCCGCCACGACCTGTACGACGTGGACAAGGCGCTCAGCGCCACGGTCACCTACGGGCTGGTCACCGCCGCGCTGCTGGCGTTCTACACGGCCGCCATGTTCGTCGCCGGCCTCGCGGCGGGGCGCTCGTCCCCGGTGGCCGCGGCGGGTGCCACCGCGGTCTGCGCGCTCGCCCTGTCCCCGTTGCGCGTCCGGTTGCAACGTCAGGTGGACCGCCGGTTCTATCCCGCCCGCCGGGCGGCGCTCGCCGCGATCGACGACCTCAGTGCCCGGATGCACGCCGGTGAGGCGGCGCCGGAGCGGCTCGAGGACGCACTGCGGCAGGCACTGCGCGATCCGCAGGTACGCGTCGGATACCGGATGCCCGGCACGGACGAGCTGGTCACCGCGAGCGGGACGAGCTTCGAGGCGGCCGACGACGCGACCGTGATCCGGCTGGGGGGCCAGCAGATCGGCGTGCTCGTACGCGGCGAGAGCACCACCCGCGAGTTGATGCGCGAGCTCGCCGAGGCGTGCGCGCTGCTCGTCGAGGTGGTCCGGCTGCGGCTGCAGCTCCGCCGGGCCCTGCTCGACGTGGAGGCCAGCCGGGCGCGGCTGCTGCGCGCCGGGTACGCCGAGCGGCTGCGACTGGAACGCGACCTGCACGACGGGGCCCAGCAGCGACTGGTCTCGCTCGGCATGGCGCTGCGGCTCGCTCAGCGGCGGCTCCCCGAGACCGACGTCGCCGGGGTGCTCGACCAGGCGGTCGCCGAGCTCGGCACCGCGGTCGCCGAGCTGCGGGAGATCGCGCATGGGCTACGCCCGTCCAGCCTGGACGACGGGCTGGCGAACGCGCTGACGATGCTGGTCCGCCGCGTGCCGCTGTCGGTCACGCTCGACGTCTGCCGCGAGCCGCTGCCCGAGGACCTGGCCACCACCGCCTACTACGTGGCCAGCGAGGCACTGGCGAACGTGGTCAAGCACTCCCGCGCCTCCGCCGTACACCTGCGGGTGTCCCGCGCGAACGGCGACCTGACCGTGCTGGTCCGCGACGACGGCGTCGGTGGGGCCCGCGTGCGGCCCGGCGGTGGGTTGGCGGGCCTCAGCGACCGGGTGGCCGCGGCCGG